GGCTGGGCAAGCACCGGTACGCGACAGGCTGGCGAAACCATGCGCACACGTTGCGCAACAATTGGCAACACCAAAACCACTATGGCGCCTCGGATGCCAAGATCTCCACGGTGAGTCTCGAGTCCTCGGCCCCGCCCGCCACTCATCGCAATCAGTTGGACCGACAACCGACGACGTATCGGCCTTCTTCCAATACCGCAACCATCGCGGCCCAACTGAGCGACGCTCATCTGGCCTTGCGACAGGGGCAACCGGACGCCGTCTGGGCTTCGCTGCACCGGCTCTGGGCTCAACAGGCATCGCCCGGGCTGTACACATGGGATATGCCGCGGCCGTCGACCACCGATGTGGCGGACGGCTGGCAATACGTCAGAGGGTGGCGCAATCAGTCCGTCGTTTCTCCCGATTATGAGACGGCGGCGTTGCTCTTGCTGTTGCAGCAAGACATGCTGGCCTATGTGGATGACGGGGCGGCAGAGCCCACCGTCGTAATCGGCGCAGGCGTTCCCCAGGCCTGGATCTCGCACTCGATGATGGTCTCAAATCTCGCGCTTCCCGGCGGCTCAATCGATTGGCGATGGGACGGACATGCGATGCGGGTGCGACTGCGTGGCCCTTCGCGCAAGATCCAGTTAGGTGCGTCCTTCCGGCACGACACGGAGATGTCCGTCACACATGACGACCGAGCCCCTGCTGTCACCGCACGCGCGTCCTGACCCATCGACATTCGAGGGAACGCCCCGACCATCACCCGAGCCGCAGAGTGGCCTCTCACCGCTTCGACTCGATCATTTTTCATTCAGTGCCCTCCCATTGCGATCCTGATGTCGGCCTGAAGGCAGAGGGCATCCTTCAAACGGATGCAGCCTTATCAGCAGGCCGCACCGCCCTTCTGTGCCCGGATTAACGCTGGGATGGGACCGCTCGGCACTGTAGCCGACAGTCATCCGACGCCGATAGCAATTGGAAGAAATCTAATGCTAGCCTAAGAAGTTCCTGTTGACGGACAACCACCATATGCCTCCCGAAATGGAAGCGGAAGGAACGGAGGGCGAGATGGGCGAGAGACATCGCAACCGGCGGCAGACGCTTGCCATACTCTCAACCTCCCCGACCGGAATCATTACGAGCTTCAACGAGGCCTCTGAGCGCCTCTTAGGGTATTGCGCGGAGGAGGTCGTGGGGACGCTTCCCCTCGCGGCATTACATGATCCAAGAGAATTGCAGCAACGTGCTGCCGCGTGCACATCCAAACCGGCGACCAGGCCGGCGGACGTATTTCAAATCATCGTCGCGAACGCCGAGCCGGGCCATACGACAGAGCATGATTGGACCTATCTTCACCGCAACGGCCGGCCCCTTCCGGTTCACCTCTCGATCAGCGCATTCCCGGACGGATCAGGTCAGATCGCGGGTTATGTCCTGGCGCTTCAAGAAATCCGCGAAGAGATACGGTCGAACGAGGTGCTCCAACATCACGCGAAACTGCTCGACCTCGCCAACGATGCGATTCTGGTCCGCGACTTGGAGCACGATACGATCGACTATTGGAACGACGGGGCGGTGCGCCTCTATGGCTGGACCAGCCAGGAAGCCGCGGGCGCCTATATCCACGATTTTCTGAAGACCACGTTTCCGCAGCCATTGGCGGACATCAAAAAGACCTTTTTAGCGAAGGGCTATTGGGCCGGGGAACTCCTACACACGACTCGACACGGCCAGAGGATCACCGTCTCCAGCCGGTGGACGTTGCTCAAAAACTCAGATGGCATAGCCAGCGCAAGCCTCGAGCTGAATACGGACATTACCGAGCAAAAACGGGCGCAAGAAGCGCTGACAGCCGCACATGAAGAATTGGAGCATCGTGTCGCGGAACGCACGGCGGCGTTGAGCGACGCCAATAGCCGCTTACGCATCCTTTCCAGACGGCTGATGGAAATCCAAGAGTTGGAACGTCGCGCGATCGCCCGGGATTTGCACGATGAGATCGGACAGGCGTTGACGGCCATCAAAATGAACCTGCGTGAGCTTGGCGAGCAGCGCGACGGGTCGACGGCCGCTGCAGGCGGCAAACCACTTTCCGACAGCCTGCAAATCCTCGATCAAGTGCTCCGGCACATACGCAACCTGGCGTTGGACTTGAGACCCTCCATGCTTGATGAACTGGGCCTAGTCCCAGCGCTGAGATGGTATATCGGAAGACAGGCCGAACGTGCCGGATGGAAGGTTCAGTTTCTGGCCGATGAGGTAATGACGCGCCCCTCTCCCGAAGTGGAAATCTCCTGTTTTCGGCTCACCCAGGAGGCCTTGACGAATGTCGCGCGGCATGCGAAAGCAACAGTCGTGGAAGTTCGTCTTGAAATGGGTCGCCGGCAACTCGACCTCATTATCCGCGACAACGGGATCGGGTTTGACTCGAACCTCATCCGCGCGGGTGCTCGTGCGGGGACGAGCGTGGGGCTCTCCGGGATGGAAGAACGGGTGCGCCTCGCAGGAGGACACATGGTGCTCCAATCAGCCCCGTCGACCGGAACTGAAATTCGCGCGACATTTCCGATAGGTCCGGAGTCGGCCGAGACAGACCATGAATAACATACGAGTACTCCTTGTCGAAGATCATACCCTGGTGCGCGCAGGATTCCGGGTGTTGCTGGAAAAAATCGAGGGGATCCTCGTGATCGGAGAGGTCAGCGACGGTCGAAGCGCCACGAAGCTCGCCAAAGAGCTGGATCCCGATGTCGTGCTCATGGATATTGCCATGGCGGGCATGAACGGGCTCGAAGCGACCCGCCGCATTCGACAGGAGTCTCCAAGGACCAAGATTTTGATGCTCTCTATGTATACGAACGAGGAGTATCTCAAAGAGGCGCTTCGCGCAGGCGCCGCCGGTTATTTGCTCAAAGACGCGGATCGCAATGAACTGGAATTAGCCATCAAAGCCGTATGGCGGGGCGAGACCTACCTGACACCGAGCATGACCAAGTTTGCCGTCGATGCCTATTGTCAACAAGGCGAAGCGCAGACAGGCCCTCTGGCACGGCTGACCGGTCGCCAGCGTGAAATCCTCCAACTGATCGCAGAGGGATGCTCGACCAAGCAGATCGCGCAACGTCTTGATCTAAGTGTGAAAACCGTCGAAACCCACCGCGCGCAGCTCATGGAGCGGCTCGATATCCACGATGTGCCGGGACTAGTCCGGCTAGCCATTCGCACCGGTCTCGTCCAGTCGGACTAGCCCCCACAACGCCGAAGTCCCCCCATCCTCAGGTGTAATTGGATCGATTTCCAGGGTATCCCTGATTCCGCGGGTATGGTCCATTGTGGCACCCTACCCGCGGCTAGCATGTGACCAACAGGGATAGCAGAACCGCAATGGACTCGGAATCGATGAAGGCTACACAGACCGAACTGGAGCACCTTGAGATGGCGTCAACGACGATACTGTCTGAGGCCAACGATCGCTTACGAGTTCTCTCTCTCAGTCTGCAAGAGGCCGGGCAATTTGAACGGGGTGCACTTGTCCGCGCTTTACACGCTGAGATTCGACACACTCTTCCGTTGATCACACTGCGCCTCAACGAACTTGGGAGACAGCCTGAGCGTCCGGATGCTCCGCCGCATGCACAACAGGTTGCCGAGAGCTTCTACCTCCTCGACCGGGCGCTCCGGCAGCTCCGTGCCTTGGCGTCGGATGCGCGTAACTACAACGCATGATCCGCTCGCTTTCAAAAGACGCTACCGAGGAACACGACTCATGTCTGCGCATAAAAGCTTCAGTGAACTGAGCCTGAAGAACCACCAATACAAAAAACTGGCCCTGGCATCTGCCATTCTCTTTGTTGCTGTCATTGCCATTCTCGTCCTCGAACTAATCGGGGCCAAACACTGATCGCTCCGCACGAGCACGCCTCGACATGGACGGGTATTCCCGATGAAACGCAATTGGGCACGCCAGAACGCCAAGGGTCCGTCAGAGCCCCCTCTCTGCGGGCCATCTGTCAGTGACGAAGCACCAGTGTCATCCATTCGACCTGCCACCATCCTCGCCTCCGGCACCGTCGTTCTTGTACTTGTGACTATCAGCCTCTGCTTCGGAGAAATGGTGATACAGGCCGTGCACCTTTTGAGCAATGACCATCTATCCGTTGAGAGCATGAAAAACAAGGCAGGCCTGATCACGTCGGGTCCGAACTTCGGCGGGCATGCCACAGAGCACGAGAGGGACGTGCTGACGGAAACAACCCTCAGCGGGACGAGACACCGGATGCATCGCCCCCACCCTCCTATAGGTCTTCCACAGACTCGGGATTCTGCAGTTGTTGAAGCCGAACGTCTTCGTGATCGGCAATTCGTTCGCTCAAGCCACGCCAGTCTCTGACATCGATCCCTACCGGGCCGGCGCATACCGGCATAGCGTGACCTCTCACCACGACTTCCTCCTGTTCCGCAAACAAAACCGGTTCCATCAACGGTTCGTCCGGATCTTTCCTGAAATGGTTCAGGGCCTTCTCGCATCCAGCGGCAGTTTTGCGCTCAGAATGGAAAGGGGGACTTCTCGAGCGGAATCACCGTGAGCGCAGCGAGCAGAATCGCTCACCTTGCATGGACGAGAAACTTCCTGCTGCAGCACAGGTCGCGGAACCACATGACACGTAACCGCGCCGGAGAAGAAGATACGACCAATTGATGCTGCTCGTGGAGCCCGAGTAAGCTGCAATCAGAGACGTGGTGTGTATCTTGCGTTCCTTGGAATTGGCCACTCACTCAAACGTGGGAGTCATACATCCACGATGTGCGACGGGGGTGATCCGATATGAAACTGAATGTACTGACGTTCATGCTTATTCTCGTGTTGCTACCCGAACTGAGCTACGGACGCTGCCGAACGGTGGGTGAAAGTGCCAGTCTCGGCACAGCATATGGCGCCTTCCCCCTCTACCCCGCAAAACGCGTGATAGCCAACGGCGAGAAACGTGACAATGTTGCGCTTCAGTGGGTCGGTTACGGGATCGGGCTGCCGCTCTTCGTTGTGGCCATGCCTTTTGCCATGGTGGGGGCAGGAATGGGCGCCGTGCTACATCCTTGGACGAAATGTGATCAGCATGATGATGATTGGCCAGGACTGAAGTGAGGCAATTATTGTGGCAGCTCTCGACCTGCACAATCTCACGCAGATCGATGCAGCACGATACTTAGCACTGCGCGCCTCGCTCCGGCGGGACGCACAATTATTGAGGACGGTGGCGCATACGACTACGAGGGCGGTCTACGATGAACAGCCAGGAAACGATCGGTTGGCGAATATCGGGGCCGAGGAGAATGATCAGGCGGTCAGGAGCGCGGAATGATCTTCACTTCGTCAATCACCTGGCTGGCGTACTTTAGCACGGCAGTGACATCGTCGGTAGTCAGCTCAAGATAGGTGGCCACAATTTGGGATACGGTGTAGCCACCGGCCACCATGCCGAGGATGCTTTTCACCATAATGCGGGTGCCTCGAATTGTGGGCTTCCCACTGCAGATTTTGGAATCGACAACG
This sequence is a window from Nitrospira sp.. Protein-coding genes within it:
- a CDS encoding response regulator transcription factor, translated to MNNIRVLLVEDHTLVRAGFRVLLEKIEGILVIGEVSDGRSATKLAKELDPDVVLMDIAMAGMNGLEATRRIRQESPRTKILMLSMYTNEEYLKEALRAGAAGYLLKDADRNELELAIKAVWRGETYLTPSMTKFAVDAYCQQGEAQTGPLARLTGRQREILQLIAEGCSTKQIAQRLDLSVKTVETHRAQLMERLDIHDVPGLVRLAIRTGLVQSD
- a CDS encoding DUF433 domain-containing protein, translated to MDDRIVVDSKICSGKPTIRGTRIMVKSILGMVAGGYTVSQIVATYLELTTDDVTAVLKYASQVIDEVKIIPRS
- a CDS encoding PAS domain S-box protein; protein product: MGERHRNRRQTLAILSTSPTGIITSFNEASERLLGYCAEEVVGTLPLAALHDPRELQQRAAACTSKPATRPADVFQIIVANAEPGHTTEHDWTYLHRNGRPLPVHLSISAFPDGSGQIAGYVLALQEIREEIRSNEVLQHHAKLLDLANDAILVRDLEHDTIDYWNDGAVRLYGWTSQEAAGAYIHDFLKTTFPQPLADIKKTFLAKGYWAGELLHTTRHGQRITVSSRWTLLKNSDGIASASLELNTDITEQKRAQEALTAAHEELEHRVAERTAALSDANSRLRILSRRLMEIQELERRAIARDLHDEIGQALTAIKMNLRELGEQRDGSTAAAGGKPLSDSLQILDQVLRHIRNLALDLRPSMLDELGLVPALRWYIGRQAERAGWKVQFLADEVMTRPSPEVEISCFRLTQEALTNVARHAKATVVEVRLEMGRRQLDLIIRDNGIGFDSNLIRAGARAGTSVGLSGMEERVRLAGGHMVLQSAPSTGTEIRATFPIGPESAETDHE